One Streptomyces hundungensis DNA segment encodes these proteins:
- a CDS encoding GNAT family N-acetyltransferase, whose protein sequence is MGMSVTISAAGAQDAEQILKLQFLCYQREAELYGDYSIQPLTQTLEELRAELSTGYALVARLGDEIVASVRGRVDASGTGRIDKLIVHPRMQGHGLGGRLLNAIEAHCAAELDAKRFRLFSGHRSESNLRLCRRHGYATVATEAVSARLSLITLEKDAAAAEFAASA, encoded by the coding sequence ATGGGCATGAGCGTGACCATCTCTGCGGCCGGCGCACAGGATGCCGAGCAGATACTGAAGCTGCAATTCCTGTGCTATCAGCGCGAGGCCGAGCTCTACGGCGACTACTCGATCCAGCCCCTGACCCAGACCCTGGAAGAGCTGCGGGCCGAACTCTCCACCGGATACGCCCTGGTGGCCCGGCTCGGCGACGAGATCGTGGCCTCGGTACGGGGTCGCGTGGACGCGTCCGGCACCGGCCGCATCGACAAGCTGATCGTGCACCCCCGGATGCAGGGGCACGGCCTGGGCGGCCGGCTCCTCAACGCCATCGAGGCCCACTGCGCGGCCGAACTCGACGCCAAGCGGTTCCGGCTGTTCAGCGGCCATCGCAGCGAGTCGAACCTGCGCCTCTGCCGCAGACACGGATACGCGACCGTGGCCACCGAGGCCGTGAGCGCGCGGCTCTCGCTGATCACCCTCGAAAAGGACGCGGCGGCCGCGGAGTTCGCGGCCAGCGCGTGA
- a CDS encoding HAD-IA family hydrolase, translated as MKIHAEALLFDNDGTLVSSLDSVTRCWTRWAKEYGITAEDFARVELHGRPAAEIVADLLPADAVPAALARIEQLEVEDVTGGVVALPGTLELLASIPADRWAVVTSATRRLGEARLGEAGIRSKHLVSADDITRGKPDPEPFLLAAARLGADPARCVVFEDAPAGLAAGRAAGMTTVALTTTHRADELVADVVVKDLSAVSALVTAGGVEITTAE; from the coding sequence ATGAAGATCCACGCCGAAGCCCTCCTGTTCGACAACGACGGAACGCTCGTCTCGTCCCTCGACTCCGTCACCCGCTGCTGGACGCGGTGGGCGAAGGAGTACGGGATCACCGCCGAGGACTTCGCCCGCGTGGAGCTGCACGGCCGCCCCGCCGCCGAGATAGTCGCCGACCTGCTGCCCGCCGACGCCGTACCGGCCGCGCTCGCCCGGATCGAGCAGCTGGAGGTGGAGGACGTCACCGGGGGAGTGGTGGCGCTGCCCGGCACCCTCGAACTGCTCGCCTCGATCCCCGCGGACCGCTGGGCGGTGGTCACCTCCGCCACCCGCAGGCTCGGCGAGGCCCGGCTCGGCGAGGCCGGCATCCGCTCCAAGCACCTGGTCTCGGCCGACGACATCACCCGGGGCAAGCCCGACCCCGAGCCCTTCCTGCTCGCGGCCGCCCGACTCGGCGCGGATCCGGCCCGCTGCGTGGTGTTCGAGGACGCACCGGCGGGGCTCGCGGCCGGCCGGGCCGCGGGCATGACCACCGTGGCCTTGACCACAACGCACCGGGCCGACGAGCTCGTCGCCGACGTGGTGGTGAAGGACCTGTCGGCCGTCTCCGCGCTGGTCACGGCCGGGGGAGTGGAGATCACCACGGCGGAGTGA
- a CDS encoding methionine ABC transporter ATP-binding protein: MITTTGLTKVYQSRGRDVTALDGVDLHVREGEVYGVIGQSGAGKSSLIRCVNLLERPTSGTVTVDGIDLTALAGRGRRAGKDLRRARSRIGMVFQHFNLLSSRTVQDNVELPLEILGISGKERSRKALELLDLVGLADKAKAYPAQLSGGQKQRVGIARALAGDPKVLLSDEATSALDPETTRSILQLLRDLNQQLGLTVLLITHEMDVVKTVCDSAALMRAGRVIESGTVNELLATPGSELAAELFPVTGEATGPERTVIDVTFHGEAATQPVISQLSRTYNIDISILGAAMDTVAGKQIGRMRIELPGRYEENVVPVGFLREQGLQVDVVDTSVPNDSQALDLVEEGAK, translated from the coding sequence GTGATCACCACAACGGGCCTGACCAAGGTCTACCAGTCGCGCGGACGAGATGTCACCGCGCTCGACGGCGTCGACCTGCATGTGCGCGAGGGCGAGGTGTACGGCGTCATCGGCCAGAGCGGTGCCGGCAAGTCCTCCCTCATCCGCTGCGTCAACCTCCTGGAGCGCCCCACCTCCGGCACGGTGACCGTCGACGGCATCGACCTGACCGCGCTCGCCGGCCGCGGCCGACGGGCCGGCAAGGACCTGCGCCGGGCACGCTCGCGCATCGGCATGGTCTTCCAGCACTTCAACCTGCTGTCCTCGCGCACCGTGCAGGACAACGTCGAGCTGCCCCTGGAGATCCTCGGGATCTCCGGCAAGGAGCGCTCCCGCAAGGCCCTGGAACTGCTCGACCTGGTCGGCCTCGCCGACAAGGCCAAGGCCTACCCCGCCCAGCTCTCCGGCGGCCAGAAGCAGCGCGTCGGCATCGCCCGCGCCCTGGCCGGAGACCCGAAGGTGCTGCTCTCGGACGAGGCGACCAGCGCCCTCGACCCCGAGACCACCCGCTCGATCCTCCAGCTCCTGCGCGACCTCAACCAGCAGCTCGGCCTCACCGTCCTGCTCATCACGCACGAGATGGACGTCGTCAAGACGGTCTGCGACTCGGCCGCGCTCATGCGCGCGGGACGCGTCATCGAGTCCGGCACGGTGAACGAACTGCTCGCCACCCCCGGCTCCGAACTCGCCGCCGAACTCTTCCCGGTGACCGGCGAGGCCACCGGCCCCGAGCGCACCGTCATCGACGTCACCTTCCACGGCGAGGCCGCCACCCAGCCGGTCATCTCCCAGCTGTCGCGGACGTACAACATCGACATCTCGATCCTCGGCGCGGCCATGGACACGGTCGCCGGCAAGCAGATCGGCCGGATGCGGATCGAACTGCCCGGCCGCTACGAGGAGAACGTCGTCCCCGTCGGCTTCCTGCGCGAGCAGGGCCTCCAGGTGGACGTCGTGGACACAAGCGTCCCCAACGACAGCCAGGCGCTCGACCTGGTCGAGGAAGGTGCCAAGTGA
- a CDS encoding methionine ABC transporter permease, giving the protein MSWSEMQPLLSQGTYDSLYMVLWATLVTIGLGLPLGVLLVLTDTGGLLQNRPVNKVIGVIVNIGRSLPFIILLIALIPFTTWLVGTFIGPSAMIVPLSIGAVPFFARLVETAVREVDHGLVEAVQSMGGGIPTIVWKVLLPQALPSLVSAITTTVITLVSYSALAGAVGGGGLGSVAITYGYQRFETNFMLITVAVLIAIVTVIQLLGDGVVRLLARRGRTS; this is encoded by the coding sequence GTGAGCTGGTCGGAAATGCAGCCGCTGCTGTCGCAGGGCACGTACGACAGCCTCTACATGGTGCTCTGGGCGACCCTGGTGACCATCGGGCTCGGGCTGCCGCTCGGTGTGCTGCTCGTGCTCACCGACACCGGCGGCCTGCTCCAGAACCGCCCGGTGAACAAGGTCATCGGCGTGATCGTGAACATCGGCCGCTCGCTGCCCTTCATCATCCTGCTGATCGCCCTGATCCCCTTCACCACCTGGCTCGTCGGCACCTTCATCGGCCCCAGCGCGATGATCGTGCCGCTCTCCATCGGCGCCGTCCCGTTCTTCGCGCGGCTCGTGGAGACGGCCGTGCGCGAGGTCGACCACGGGCTCGTCGAGGCCGTCCAGTCGATGGGCGGCGGCATTCCCACCATCGTGTGGAAGGTGCTGCTCCCGCAGGCGCTGCCCTCGCTCGTCTCCGCGATCACCACCACCGTGATCACCCTCGTCAGCTACTCCGCGCTGGCCGGCGCGGTCGGCGGCGGCGGTCTCGGCTCGGTCGCCATCACCTACGGATACCAGCGCTTCGAGACCAACTTCATGCTCATCACGGTGGCCGTCCTGATCGCCATCGTCACCGTGATCCAGCTGCTCGGCGACGGCGTGGTACGCCTGCTCGCCCGCCGCGGCCGGACCTCCTGA
- a CDS encoding MetQ/NlpA family ABC transporter substrate-binding protein, which yields MRKNTKITAVAVVTAALAVGLTACGSSSDPKTAGGKADESKALVVAASPTPHADILKYVKDNLAAKAGLKLEVKEFTDYVLPNTATEQGQVDANFFQHKPYLDDFNKKNSTHIVPVVNVELEPLGLYSHKVKSLKDLTSGQTVAVPNDTTNEGRALQLLATNGLITLKDGAGSGAKLSDIKDSKGLKFKELEAATLPRALNDVDAAVINGNYAIEADLKPAKDALALEKAENNPYANFLAVKQGNENDPRVQKLAKLLNSDEVKKFITDKYAGSVVPAFGAAK from the coding sequence GTGCGTAAGAACACCAAGATCACCGCTGTCGCCGTCGTCACCGCCGCGCTCGCCGTCGGCCTCACCGCCTGCGGCTCCTCCTCCGACCCGAAGACGGCCGGCGGCAAGGCCGACGAGTCCAAGGCGCTCGTCGTCGCGGCGTCCCCGACCCCGCACGCCGACATCCTGAAGTACGTCAAGGACAACCTGGCGGCCAAGGCCGGACTCAAGCTGGAGGTGAAGGAGTTCACCGACTACGTCCTGCCGAACACCGCCACCGAGCAGGGCCAGGTCGACGCCAACTTCTTCCAGCACAAGCCCTACCTCGACGACTTCAACAAGAAGAACAGCACCCACATCGTGCCCGTCGTCAACGTGGAGCTGGAGCCGCTCGGCCTCTACTCGCACAAGGTCAAGTCGCTCAAGGACCTCACCTCCGGCCAGACGGTCGCCGTCCCCAACGACACCACCAACGAGGGCCGCGCCCTCCAACTCCTCGCCACCAACGGCCTGATCACCCTGAAGGACGGGGCCGGCTCCGGCGCCAAGCTCTCCGACATCAAGGACAGCAAGGGCCTGAAGTTCAAGGAGCTGGAGGCCGCCACGCTGCCCCGCGCCCTGAACGACGTGGACGCCGCCGTCATCAACGGCAACTACGCCATCGAGGCCGACCTCAAGCCGGCCAAGGACGCCCTCGCCCTGGAGAAGGCGGAGAACAATCCCTACGCCAACTTCCTCGCCGTCAAGCAGGGCAACGAGAACGACCCGCGCGTCCAGAAGCTCGCGAAGCTCCTGAACTCCGACGAGGTGAAGAAGTTCATCACCGACAAGTACGCGGGCTCCGTCGTCCCCGCGTTCGGCGCCGCCAAGTAG
- a CDS encoding GNAT family N-acetyltransferase → MERHMTTPFPVFPDISISTDRLVLRPFEDADSPALIEMMNDEQVVAWTAVPHPYTARDADDWVRHIAPRERTEGRGIVLAVTEFLTQRLVGIVHLQNTNWRTLATEVGYVVAPWARGEGYATEAVLATAQWLFRDQRFERLELRTAADNTASQQVAQKIGCISEGVLRNAWIARTQTEDGGWTDIRTDLIVWSLLPEDLDGIADQLADAGYASYTDWN, encoded by the coding sequence ATGGAGCGGCACATGACTACCCCCTTTCCGGTGTTCCCGGACATCTCCATCAGCACGGACCGCCTGGTGCTGCGCCCCTTCGAGGATGCCGACAGCCCCGCGCTCATCGAGATGATGAACGACGAGCAGGTCGTCGCCTGGACCGCGGTGCCCCACCCCTACACGGCCCGCGACGCCGACGACTGGGTCCGCCACATCGCCCCGCGCGAGCGCACCGAGGGCCGAGGAATCGTTCTGGCGGTCACCGAGTTCCTCACCCAGCGCCTCGTCGGCATCGTCCACCTCCAGAACACCAACTGGCGCACCCTGGCCACCGAGGTCGGCTATGTCGTGGCGCCCTGGGCGCGCGGCGAGGGCTATGCCACAGAGGCCGTGCTCGCCACCGCGCAATGGCTGTTCAGGGACCAGCGGTTCGAGCGCCTGGAACTGCGCACCGCCGCCGACAACACCGCCTCCCAGCAGGTCGCCCAGAAGATCGGCTGCATCAGCGAGGGCGTGCTGCGCAACGCCTGGATAGCGCGTACGCAGACCGAGGACGGCGGCTGGACGGACATCCGCACCGACCTCATCGTGTGGAGCCTGCTCCCGGAGGACCTGGACGGAATCGCCGACCAGCTCGCGGACGCCGGTTACGCCTCCTACACCGACTGGAACTGA
- the cbiE gene encoding precorrin-6y C5,15-methyltransferase (decarboxylating) subunit CbiE, translating to MADRVTVIGWDGSPLTPAATSALSAATLVAGAAHHLALPEVPPGAERIRLGSVGLAARRIAGHRGSAVVLADGDPGFFGVVRTLRDPEHGLEVEVVPAVPSVAGAFARAGMPWDDARIVVAHPRTLRRAVNVCRAHGKVAVLTSPGAGPAELALLLEGVHRTFVICEELGSDREQVTVLTSENAADHAWRDPNVVIVLGGGPATEGDGWLAGPAPGYPSAPRGWALPDREYGAGLGPGESTELRAAQLARLGPRVGDLVWDIGCGSGALSAEAARFGAAVIAVDADAEACSRTESTARRFGVQVQAVHGRAPHVLESLPEPDVVRVGGGGAAVVEACADRRPERIVTHAATRDEAEAVGAALSAGGYDVECALLQSVDLDTSAWTERERAVAFLLSGRRKERSP from the coding sequence ATGGCCGACCGCGTCACGGTGATCGGCTGGGACGGCTCGCCCCTCACCCCCGCGGCCACCTCCGCCCTCTCCGCGGCCACCCTGGTGGCCGGCGCCGCCCACCACCTCGCACTCCCCGAAGTACCGCCCGGCGCCGAGCGCATCCGCCTCGGCAGCGTGGGCCTGGCCGCCCGCCGCATCGCCGGCCACCGCGGCAGCGCGGTCGTCCTCGCCGACGGCGACCCCGGATTCTTCGGCGTGGTGCGCACCCTCAGGGACCCCGAGCACGGGCTCGAGGTCGAGGTCGTGCCCGCCGTCCCGTCCGTCGCCGGAGCCTTCGCCCGCGCCGGGATGCCCTGGGACGACGCCCGGATCGTCGTCGCCCACCCCCGCACCCTGCGCCGCGCCGTCAACGTCTGCCGCGCCCACGGCAAGGTCGCCGTCCTCACCTCGCCGGGCGCCGGACCCGCCGAACTCGCGCTGCTCCTCGAAGGCGTCCACCGCACGTTCGTCATCTGCGAGGAACTCGGCAGCGACCGCGAACAGGTCACCGTCCTCACCTCCGAGAACGCCGCCGACCACGCCTGGCGCGACCCCAACGTGGTCATCGTCCTCGGCGGCGGCCCCGCCACCGAGGGCGACGGCTGGCTCGCCGGACCCGCCCCCGGCTATCCCTCCGCCCCGCGCGGCTGGGCGCTGCCCGACCGCGAGTACGGCGCTGGGCTCGGCCCGGGGGAGTCCACCGAACTGCGCGCCGCCCAACTCGCCCGGCTCGGGCCGCGCGTCGGCGACCTCGTCTGGGACATCGGCTGCGGCAGCGGCGCCCTGTCCGCGGAGGCGGCCCGGTTCGGCGCCGCCGTCATCGCCGTCGACGCCGACGCGGAGGCCTGCTCGCGTACCGAGTCCACCGCCCGCCGCTTCGGCGTCCAGGTCCAGGCCGTCCACGGCAGGGCCCCGCACGTCCTGGAGTCGCTGCCCGAACCCGATGTCGTACGCGTCGGAGGAGGCGGCGCCGCCGTCGTGGAGGCGTGCGCCGACCGCAGGCCGGAGCGCATCGTGACGCACGCGGCCACCCGGGACGAGGCGGAGGCCGTGGGAGCGGCGCTGAGCGCCGGCGGGTACGACGTCGAGTGCGCGCTGCTGCAATCGGTCGACCTCGACACGAGCGCCTGGACGGAGCGCGAACGCGCGGTCGCCTTCCTGCTCTCCGGAAGGCGGAAAGAAAGATCCCCGTGA
- the cobT gene encoding nicotinate-nucleotide--dimethylbenzimidazole phosphoribosyltransferase — protein MTDTGQVPGEGLPENAGMVEQPGVPAPGAYTFLDPSENPADDDDLLLMPGAQGAWIDPQSAPAQAPAPAQAPAPAMAPAPGQAEPGAHEAGGRDTGSVELGAVRAPQAPTATAPPSRRPLHLGPQVPDASGGVVRSLADRGPAGTPGNPTAARTQGPPAAGPEYLDIPREEPAAQLPGPHFGDLPPQPGMAWTPQQRSAPDASLNIAMPVAETVVPEEFAAQAAASGPQHQGAEHAVRTQAGPPAPPALLVDQLVAQQAPRQAAQQSAQQPEQPQPVGQFVPVEGSVPTGPHLAPAPAAPVQDVHQEPVAQDVPQQAAEPVAPAAQPEQAAPAEPVARAAAEPAKPEPATPEAPAPAQAVADQAVAEPVAEQPAPAAPVAGEAASAEPIVAEPARAEAAPAGVAAPEAVTVEPTAQAAAEPLVEAPLPQPPVAVEPAAEQPVPEPHGQATTHVALHVPQAAVAEQATQQPNAAEPAPEAPTAETAQAPVAEPVQAPEPALVPQQEQQEQQEHPGQPVAVPAVAPAPEEAPAPAPAVSEAISEEASVPEEPLDVVVAPQPLAAAGPESGAPSAGPEAPAAEQVAEPVEVPEQAPAAPAYDDAEREAVLRVMRERRDIRNGFRGDPIPHEVLLRVLEAAHTAPSVGHSQPWDFVVIRSAETRRTMHELAQRQREAYAKSLPKGRAKQFKELKIEAILDTPVNIVVTADPTRGGRHTLGRYTQPQMAPYSSALAVENLWLAARAEGLGVGWVSFFDEREMVRALGLPEHLEVVAYLCVGYVDEFPEEPELMQAGWSKRRPLSWVVHEETYGRRALPGEDPHDLLQETVAGIRPLDAKALGEAWERQKRMTKPAGALGMLEIISAQLSGLSRKCPPPIPEPAAVAIFAGDHGVHAQGVTPWPQEVTGQMVANFLGGGAVCNAFANQVGAEVCVIDVGVASELPATPGLLPRKVRSGTADMTTGPAMTREEAIAAIEVGIETARDLVAAGNKALLTGEMGIANTTVSAILISLYTGVDPAEVTGRGTGINDETHARKVDVVRRALELHQPDPADPIGVLAAVGGLEHAALVGFLLGGASLRTPVILDGVSTGAAALVARAIAPEVLSACIAGHRSAEPGHAAALNKLGLRPLVDLDLRLGEGTGALLALPVVQSVARAMHEVATFDSAGVTEK, from the coding sequence ATGACTGACACCGGCCAGGTCCCGGGCGAGGGACTGCCGGAGAACGCAGGCATGGTGGAACAGCCGGGCGTCCCCGCTCCCGGCGCCTACACCTTCCTCGACCCCTCCGAGAACCCCGCGGACGACGACGATCTGCTGCTGATGCCGGGCGCCCAGGGCGCCTGGATCGACCCGCAGTCCGCGCCCGCCCAGGCTCCCGCTCCCGCTCAGGCGCCCGCCCCTGCCATGGCGCCCGCGCCCGGCCAGGCCGAGCCCGGCGCGCACGAGGCCGGCGGCCGTGACACCGGCTCGGTGGAACTCGGCGCCGTCCGCGCGCCGCAGGCACCCACCGCCACCGCGCCGCCGTCCCGCCGCCCCCTGCACCTCGGTCCCCAGGTCCCGGACGCCTCCGGGGGCGTCGTACGCTCCCTTGCCGACCGCGGCCCGGCCGGCACCCCGGGCAACCCGACGGCCGCGCGCACCCAGGGCCCGCCGGCCGCGGGCCCCGAGTATCTGGACATCCCGCGCGAGGAGCCGGCCGCCCAGCTGCCCGGCCCGCACTTCGGTGACCTCCCGCCGCAGCCCGGAATGGCATGGACGCCTCAGCAGCGATCGGCGCCGGACGCCTCGCTCAACATCGCCATGCCTGTTGCAGAAACGGTCGTCCCGGAGGAGTTCGCGGCGCAGGCCGCAGCTTCCGGCCCGCAGCACCAGGGCGCGGAACACGCGGTGCGGACGCAGGCAGGGCCGCCCGCCCCGCCCGCCCTCCTCGTGGACCAGCTCGTCGCCCAGCAGGCACCGCGGCAGGCGGCCCAGCAGTCGGCGCAGCAGCCCGAACAGCCGCAGCCCGTCGGCCAGTTCGTGCCCGTGGAGGGCTCGGTTCCGACCGGCCCCCATCTCGCCCCGGCCCCGGCCGCGCCCGTACAGGACGTCCATCAGGAGCCCGTCGCGCAGGACGTGCCGCAGCAGGCCGCCGAGCCCGTGGCCCCGGCCGCGCAGCCGGAGCAGGCCGCGCCCGCCGAGCCCGTCGCTCGGGCCGCCGCCGAACCCGCGAAGCCCGAACCCGCCACGCCCGAGGCCCCGGCGCCCGCGCAGGCCGTGGCGGACCAGGCCGTCGCCGAACCCGTGGCGGAGCAGCCCGCCCCGGCAGCGCCGGTCGCCGGCGAAGCGGCGTCCGCCGAGCCGATCGTCGCCGAGCCGGCCCGGGCCGAGGCCGCCCCCGCCGGGGTCGCCGCGCCCGAGGCCGTCACGGTGGAGCCCACCGCGCAGGCCGCGGCCGAGCCCCTCGTCGAGGCGCCGCTCCCGCAGCCGCCCGTGGCGGTCGAGCCCGCCGCCGAGCAGCCGGTCCCCGAGCCGCACGGTCAGGCCACCACGCATGTGGCCCTGCACGTCCCGCAGGCCGCGGTGGCCGAGCAGGCGACGCAGCAGCCGAACGCGGCCGAGCCCGCCCCCGAAGCGCCGACGGCCGAGACGGCGCAGGCGCCCGTCGCCGAGCCCGTCCAGGCGCCCGAGCCCGCGCTCGTACCCCAGCAGGAGCAGCAGGAGCAGCAGGAACACCCCGGGCAGCCCGTCGCCGTACCGGCGGTGGCACCGGCCCCCGAAGAGGCTCCGGCGCCCGCCCCCGCCGTCTCCGAGGCGATCTCCGAGGAGGCGTCCGTACCGGAAGAGCCCCTCGACGTGGTCGTCGCGCCCCAGCCGCTCGCCGCCGCGGGGCCCGAGTCCGGCGCCCCCTCGGCCGGGCCGGAGGCGCCCGCCGCCGAGCAGGTCGCCGAGCCCGTCGAGGTGCCGGAACAGGCGCCCGCCGCCCCCGCCTACGACGACGCCGAGCGCGAGGCCGTGCTCCGGGTCATGCGGGAGCGCCGCGACATCCGCAACGGCTTCCGCGGCGACCCGATCCCGCACGAAGTGCTGCTCCGCGTCCTGGAGGCGGCCCACACCGCGCCCTCCGTCGGGCACTCGCAGCCCTGGGACTTCGTGGTCATCCGGTCCGCCGAGACCCGCCGCACCATGCACGAACTCGCCCAGCGCCAGCGCGAGGCGTACGCCAAGTCGCTGCCCAAGGGCCGGGCCAAGCAGTTCAAGGAACTGAAGATCGAGGCCATCCTCGACACCCCGGTCAACATCGTCGTCACCGCGGACCCGACCCGGGGCGGCCGGCACACCCTGGGCCGTTACACCCAGCCGCAGATGGCCCCGTACTCCTCGGCGCTCGCCGTCGAGAACCTGTGGCTCGCCGCCCGCGCGGAGGGCCTCGGCGTCGGCTGGGTCTCCTTCTTCGACGAGCGCGAGATGGTGCGCGCCCTCGGCCTGCCCGAGCACCTCGAAGTCGTGGCCTACCTCTGCGTCGGATACGTCGACGAGTTCCCCGAGGAGCCCGAGCTGATGCAGGCGGGCTGGTCCAAGCGCCGCCCGCTGTCCTGGGTCGTCCACGAGGAGACGTACGGGCGCCGCGCGCTGCCCGGCGAGGACCCGCACGACCTGCTCCAGGAGACCGTCGCCGGCATCCGCCCGCTGGACGCCAAGGCGCTCGGCGAGGCCTGGGAGCGGCAGAAGCGGATGACCAAGCCGGCCGGTGCGCTCGGCATGCTGGAGATCATCTCCGCGCAGCTCAGCGGGCTTTCCCGCAAGTGTCCGCCGCCGATCCCGGAGCCCGCGGCCGTCGCGATCTTCGCGGGCGACCACGGTGTGCACGCCCAGGGCGTCACCCCCTGGCCCCAGGAGGTCACCGGCCAGATGGTCGCCAACTTCCTCGGCGGCGGCGCGGTCTGCAACGCCTTCGCCAACCAGGTGGGCGCCGAGGTCTGCGTCATCGACGTGGGCGTCGCCTCCGAACTCCCCGCCACCCCCGGCCTGTTGCCCCGCAAGGTGCGCTCGGGCACGGCCGACATGACAACCGGCCCCGCGATGACCCGCGAGGAGGCGATCGCCGCCATCGAGGTCGGCATCGAGACCGCCCGCGATCTGGTGGCGGCCGGCAACAAGGCGCTTCTGACGGGTGAGATGGGCATCGCCAACACCACGGTGTCGGCCATCCTGATCTCCCTGTACACCGGCGTCGACCCGGCGGAGGTCACCGGCCGGGGCACCGGCATCAACGACGAGACGCACGCCCGCAAGGTCGATGTCGTACGCCGCGCCCTCGAACTGCACCAGCCGGACCCGGCCGACCCCATCGGCGTGCTCGCCGCGGTCGGCGGCCTGGAGCACGCGGCCCTGGTCGGCTTCCTGCTCGGCGGCGCCTCGCTGCGTACGCCGGTGATCCTGGACGGCGTCAGCACCGGAGCCGCCGCCCTGGTCGCCCGGGCGATCGCCCCCGAGGTCCTCTCGGCCTGCATCGCCGGCCACCGCAGCGCCGAACCCGGCCACGCCGCCGCCCTCAACAAGCTGGGCCTGCGCCCCCTGGTCGACCTCGACCTCCGCCTCGGCGAGGGCACCGGCGCGCTGCTCGCCCTGCCGGTGGTGCAGAGCGTGGCCCGCGCGATGCACGAGGTCGCCACGTTCGACTCGGCGGGCGTCACCGAGAAGTAG
- the cobA gene encoding uroporphyrinogen-III C-methyltransferase — MVEHPAYPVGLRLTGRRVVVVGGGQVAQRRLPALVAAGADVTLVSPSATPSVEAMADAGEIRWERRRFADGDLADAWYALVATADAEANARISAEAERFRVWCVRSDDATAATAWTPATGRSEGVTVAVLTTDTPDPRRSAAIRDAVVEGLRDGTLVAPQQRTRTPGVALVGGGPGDPDLITVRGRRLLAEADVVIADRLGPRDLLDELPPHVEVIDAAKIPYGRFMAQEAINNALIEHAKAGKAVVRLKGGDPYVFGRGMEELQALAEAGIACTVVPGISSSISVPGAAGIPVTHRGVAHEFTVVSGHVAPDDERSLVDWKSLAQLRGTLVILMGVDKIGAIARALVAHGKNPTTPVALVQEGTTASQRRVDATLGTVGEVVRTEAVKPPAVIVIGDVVTVNPRP; from the coding sequence ATGGTCGAACACCCCGCGTACCCCGTAGGCCTTCGCCTCACCGGCCGCCGCGTCGTCGTCGTCGGCGGCGGCCAGGTCGCCCAGCGCCGACTGCCGGCCCTCGTCGCCGCCGGAGCCGACGTCACCCTGGTCTCCCCGAGCGCCACCCCCTCCGTCGAGGCGATGGCGGACGCCGGCGAGATCCGCTGGGAGCGCCGCCGCTTCGCCGACGGCGACCTGGCGGACGCCTGGTACGCCCTGGTCGCCACCGCCGACGCCGAGGCCAACGCGCGCATCTCCGCCGAGGCCGAGCGCTTCCGCGTCTGGTGCGTACGCTCCGACGACGCGACCGCCGCCACCGCCTGGACCCCGGCCACCGGCCGCTCCGAGGGCGTCACCGTCGCCGTGCTCACCACGGACACCCCCGACCCGCGCCGCTCCGCCGCCATCCGCGACGCCGTCGTCGAGGGCCTGCGCGACGGCACCCTGGTCGCCCCGCAGCAGCGCACCCGCACCCCCGGCGTCGCGCTGGTCGGCGGCGGCCCCGGCGACCCGGACCTGATCACCGTGCGCGGCCGCAGGCTGCTCGCCGAGGCGGACGTCGTCATCGCCGACCGGCTCGGCCCCCGCGACCTCCTCGACGAACTCCCCCCGCACGTCGAGGTCATCGACGCCGCGAAGATCCCGTACGGACGGTTCATGGCGCAGGAGGCCATCAACAACGCGCTGATCGAACACGCCAAGGCGGGCAAGGCGGTCGTGCGGCTCAAGGGCGGCGACCCGTACGTCTTCGGGCGCGGCATGGAGGAACTCCAGGCGCTCGCCGAGGCCGGCATCGCCTGCACGGTGGTGCCCGGCATCTCCAGCTCCATCTCGGTGCCGGGCGCGGCCGGCATTCCGGTCACCCATCGGGGCGTGGCGCACGAGTTCACCGTGGTCAGCGGCCATGTGGCACCGGACGACGAGCGCTCGCTCGTCGACTGGAAGTCGCTGGCCCAACTGCGCGGCACCCTGGTGATCCTCATGGGCGTCGACAAGATCGGCGCGATCGCCCGGGCCCTCGTCGCCCACGGAAAGAACCCGACCACCCCGGTCGCACTCGTCCAGGAGGGCACCACCGCCTCCCAGCGCCGCGTGGACGCCACGCTGGGAACGGTCGGCGAGGTCGTCAGGACCGAGGCGGTCAAGCCCCCGGCGGTCATCGTGATCGGCGACGTCGTCACGGTGAACCCCCGCCCGTAG